The Hydra vulgaris chromosome 14, alternate assembly HydraT2T_AEP genome includes the window AATGGGTCAAACACACTTGCAAGATTAAAGTCATTAACTTCAGTGCCTTTATCTGGAATCCTAGTTTCCAAGTATTCTATAAACCTGGTCATTGCATCTTTAGCAATTCTTGAAcctggaaaagaaaaaaaaatataaataatcaaaattgcATAATTTGTTGATAATTATTCGAAAGAATCGAAATTTGTTGATAATTATCGAAATTATTAGTAAGAATCGAAagaatcacaaaaaaatattttttacctgaAGTATTTTGTGTAACTGTCCTATGGCACATAGTAATCAATGAAAAGAGGTGTTGCTGGATCTTGTGAACTGTAGGTGTTTTATCTGAGGACCAAATCTCTGAGTATTCTTGACATTTTGCCAAGAAAGGATGAAGTTCTGCAATTACTTGAAAATCTTCATCACTTGGTATAAGTATTGTCAAGTTTGCATTCAGGCTGTTATCTCTGACTAACTTCAAACCTTGCTCATTTCTTAACACTGACTTGAACAGCATTGCATTTGAATTCCATCTTGTTTGCACTGGTTGGATTAGATTGATTGGATTACACCCTAGAGATTCACATTCTTGTTTGATTTCATACCAATCCTTAGTGCTTTGATGTGTCCTTTGAGCAAGTCTCTTGCACTTATCAACAATTACCTTAACCTCACCATTTTCTAATGTGTCTTTCAAACAGTTGTTTAACATGTGATCAACACACACCAATTGCTTGTCCAATAAAGTTGATAAACTGACAGCTGCCTTCATGTTAGCTGCACCATCAGTCACACATGTTCTTTCTAGGTCAGGCCTTGCCAAGACTTCATATTTTGAAATCATAGTGTCTAATCCTTTGGCAAGTAAAGGACCTGTTTTCCTAAACAGGTCCTTTACTTGCCAAAGGCAAGTTTAAATGAGCCTGGCAGTCCAAACTGTACTTTTTCAACTCAAAATCACTGTTGATGTAATGGAGTGTGAGAGATTCAAAAGGATCACCATTTTTTGCAGTCCAACCATCTGATGTAAAAGCTACACTTTCACATTCTGGTACTTCTTCCTCAAGTTGATTGGTTATTGCCTTTTCAATATTATGATGAATCATGTCAAGCTTTGTTGTAGCAAGTGTTTTTGGTGTTTTTATGATTGCTTTTGGTGCCAAATAGTTCAAGAGCAACTTCATTCCTGGAGTTTCCACAATATTGAAAGGAAGATTTGACATGATGCAGGCCAGAGTGAGAACTGTATCAAAATCAAGCTGACAGCTGCTTTGTGAATCCCATTTAGTTatctgaaataataaaaaaaatgtaaaatatcgaAAGGAATCGAAATTACCGCAAGGAATCGAAATTACGTTAAACAAGACCTAACAACCTAATATATATGGGTAAGTTGTTGCAGTTTCTAGAGACAGTGCTAATCACTCTATctattaaaacaaagaattttaaagttaaaagcctttaaagttttgaaacgTTTGAAAAACACGTGTTTACTAAATCTACATGCACGTGTTAGGTGACAGgtcaaatcaaaaactttaaacctTAATAACTTTGTTAATATTGAGTTTAGAGCAAAAAGGACATTAATTTGGAATCATTAAATTGTTGTCTAGTGtggaaatttaactttttattaatttacagagttattaaactttaaagtatattataaatttggAAAAGGGCTGAAAAGTTTctaattgaatataaaaatagatttctAACATtagtttcatcaaaatcaagCCCGAATTggtaaattgagaaaaaaaatattttctgcatgGCCCAAACGGCGCCCAAAAGATCCgagttttttttgaagaaatattttttctcaatttaccAATTTGGGCTTGATTTTGATtcgaatatttacaaataaaaacggtaaaatgttataaaaacgattatttaagctactaaaaaattacaatatttttctcaCCTTAACATACTCATCCAGAGTTACTTGAAGTTTTTCATGACCACCTTGCTGACTGGATGGTGGAGACTTTTTACTAAGGTTAGCCACCCTTTTTTTACTAGTGGTTGTGGCTGGAAAGAAACCTCTCAAACTTGAAGATCTATCAAGCTCCTTTTCAACCTCCTACCTGTCAAGGTAGTGCAGCCAGTTGCATTACCTTGTCATTCTTTGCCTTAAGATAAGCTTTGGCTTGAATGGGATGCTGAGAtctgtataaaaaaagatttaaaataaataattataggGATAGGAATCGAAATTAccgaaataattgaaaatattgaaaagaatcGAACAAATTGAAATAACTCCTATAGATGGCgctatattaaattaaatgtaacaaaCAGTATTACTGTTAGCTGTTactgtataataaataataatcagtgcttatgtttatttaattattcagaactattgttatttttttatttttttataaagtaaatctttacttaatattaacttaaattgcaaaaattctgaaaatattaaaaagaatccaaattaccaaaaatattaaaaaaacattacttacCCTAAATGTTTACTCATTCCTGATGTACTTCCATGGCAGCAAGTTAACACTGCTTGACATTGATTACAACTTGAtttataagttttctttttggTGACAGAGTTCACTGTCACTTCTGGTAGTTTGGTAAAGTAATTCCAAATTGCATTATTAACTTGAGACATTGTTGTAAATTgtaatgttgttgttgtttgtaaGAGTTGTTTGTGAAACAATAAATTGTAACTGATTAGATTTTCACAAAACCCCACTATTTATACTGGTAAAGGGGAATCCCTTAGGggaggaaaattaaatttgaatgaatttgaatttaatttcgCACGCCAT containing:
- the LOC136090645 gene encoding uncharacterized protein LOC136090645, producing MISKYEVLARPDLERTCVTDGAANMKAAVSLSTLLDKQLVCVDHMLNNCLKDTLENGEVKVIVDKCKRLAQRTHQSTKDWYEIKQECESLGCNPINLIQPVQTRWNSNAMLFKSVLRNEQGLKLVRDNSLNANLTILIPSDEDFQVIAELHPFLAKCQEYSEIWSSDKTPTVHKIQQHLFSLITMCHRTVTQNTSGSRIAKDAMTRFIEYLETRIPDKGTEVNDFNLASVFDPFYRGYSITLIKGNKDHLDGIIDQLVDNHPTTREYNKAYEASLPSAQPNLDEDMDDFERMAVENDGNDAPTLAGPSEPPLKMEFKRYLSMQKPAKDVKVSEWWKVNQKELPLLAAMARKYLCPPVTSCSSERLFSLGGNIISDKRHNMKQRPFKK